TGAGGTGGGGGTTGACCCACTGTCGCCACCAGCGGCTATCGTCGTCACTGTCAGTGATCGACCGAGTCGCGGGGGAAGCGATATGACAGTGATGTGCGACGGGCAGCAGACGCTCACGACGGGGCGGGCGGCCCGCGAACTGGAGCTGAGGACGGGCGAGTTGGAGCTCGCCACCCAGCTCGGAGAAGTGCGGACGGTCGCGGCCGGGGCCGACGGCCGGCCGACCGGAGCCGGATCGCTCGGCCGGCGCCGGGTTCCGGCGGAGGAGATCGCCCGGCTGCGGGCCGAGCCGGGCTTCCCGGACGCGCTCCGCGAGCGGATCCGCGCAGTCAGCACGACCGAAGCCGCCGCTCTCATGGGCATCGGGCCCGGCCGGGCGGTCCGCCTGACCCGGGCGGGCTGTTTGGGCCCCGTCCGGTTCTATGTGAACCGCTTCGGCGCGGTGGTCTGGCTCTATCTCGCGGCCGAGGTCGCCGACTTCGCCGACCGTGAACCCGACCTGCTGCGGGGCAACACCCCGGCGGCGATGCGGGTGATGCTCGACAGCGGACAGGACTGGCGGGCTCGCCAGTGGCGCAGCCGACGGATCGCCCAGCTCATGGGGCAGACCGACGACCCCTGGGAAGCGGCAGCGGTGATCGCCGCCGTGCTGCCGGCGGAGGAGCTGGCCTCGGTGGCCGAGAACCCGCTGGAGCGGTCCCTGCTGCGCCGGCTCAGGCCCACTCTGGCCTCCGTGATCACGGTGACCTCGGCCGCCAGGGAATCCTTCGAACGCGTCCTGACGGCGGACGAGTTCGACGAAGTGCTGTGGTACCGCGTCCACCTCTCCCGCTGCCTGGAAAGGGCCCGCAAAGAAGACCCGGGCCGCCCCCGGACACCGGCCGCCGTACCCTCCGCCGCCGCCCGCCCGGGTCAGTCCCCGAGCTTTCTGAACAGCCCTTCCTGGACGACCGAGACCAGCAGCCTGCCCTCGCGGTCGTAGATCCGTCCGCGGGCCAGGCCGCGGCCTCCGGTGGCGATCGGCGACTCCTGGTCGTACAGGAACCACTCGTCCGCGCGGAACGGACGGTGGAACCACATCGCGTGGTCGAGCGAGGCCATGTCGAATCCACGCGGGCCCCAGAGGGGTTCGACGGGGATGCGGACGGCGTCCAGCAGCGTCATATCACTGGCGTAGGTCAGCGCGCAGGTGTGCACGAGCGGGTCGTCGCCCAGCGGCCCGACCGCGCGCATCCACACCGCGCTGCGGGGTTCCGCACCCTCAATCTCCTCCGGGGTCCAGCGCAGCCGGTCGGCATACCGGATCTCGAAGGGCATCCGGCGTGCCATGCGCTCCAGCGACTCGGGCAGGCTGCGCAGGCGCTCGCGGACCTCTTCCGCGACCGTCGGCAGCTCCTCCGGGTCGGGAACCACCCGGCGCAGCGGCAATTGGTGATCGAAGCCGGGTTCCGGCTTGTGGAAGGAGGCGGTCAGATTGAAGATCGTGCGTCCCTGCTGGACGGCGACGACCCGGCGTGTGGTGAAGGACCGCCCGTCACGGACCCGCTCGACCTGGTACACGATCGGCACCCCGGGCCGGCCGGGACGCAGAAAGTACGCATGGAGCGAGTGGACCGGGCGGTCCCCTTCCGTGGTCCGCCCGGCAGCCACCAGCGCCTGGCCGGCGACCTGCCCGCCGAAGACCCGCTGCAACGATTCCTGCGGGCTGCGGCCCCGGAAGATGTTCACCTCGATCTGCTCCAGATCCAGCAGATCGACCAGCTTTTCGGCGGGATTGGTCATGACCGGTGGCCCTCCGTCAGATCCTTCGGCGGCCTCGGTCGAAGCCGTCGCCTCACAACTGACCCACATCCGTGACCCGCACGACCGCGCGCCCCTCCTCGTCGGAGGCGGCCAGATCCACCTCCGCGGAGATGCCCCAGTCGTGATCACCGTTCGGGTCGGCGAAAGTCTGCCGCACCTTCCACAGTCCGTGCTCGGCATCCTCCTGAATCTGCAGCAGCTTCGGGCCGCGCGCGTCCGGGCCGGTGCCCAGCTCGTCGTATTCGTCCCAGTAGGCGTCCATCGCGTCGCCCCAGGCCTCCGCGTCCCAGCCGGAGTCGGCATCCATGTCGCCGAGTTCCTCGACCTTGTCCAGCGCCGCCAGCTCCACCCGCCGGAACATCGCGTTGCGCACCAGCACCCGGAACGCCCGCGCGTTGGAGGTGACCGGCCGGACCTGATCGGCCCGCTCCGCGGCCTGCTCGGCCGTCTCCACCTCCGGGTTGGCAAGCTGCTCCCACTCGTCCAGCAGACTGGAGTCGACCTGGCGCACCATCTCGCCCAGCCAGGCGATGATGTCCTCGAAGTCCTCGGACTTCAGATCGTCCGGGACGGTGTGGTCCAGCGCCTTGTACGCACTCGCCAGGTAGCGCAGCACGATTCCCTCGGTGCGGGCCAGCTCGTAGAAGGACGTGAACTCCGTGAACGTCATGGCGCGTTCGTACATATCGCGGATGACCGACTTCGGCGACAGCGGATGGTCGCCGACCCACGGGTGGCTCTTGCGGTACAGGCCGTAGGCGTGGAAGAGCAGTTCCTCCAGCGGCTTGGGGTACTCGACGTCCATGAGCCGTTCCATGCGCTCTTCGTACTCGACGCCGTCGGCCTTCATCTGGGCGACCGCCTCGCCCCGGGCCTTGTTCTGCTGCGCGGCCAGGATCTGGCGCGGATCGTCCAGCGTGGACTCCACGACCGAGACCATGTCCAGCGCGTAGGACGGCGATTCCGGGTCGAGCAGGTCGAACGCGGCCAGGGCGAAGGTCGACAGCGGCTGGTTGAGCGCGAAGTCCTGCTGGAGATCCACGGTCAGCCGGACGATCCGGCCCTCCGCGTCCGGTGCCGGCAGCCGCTCCACGATCCCGCCGTCCAGCAGCGAGCGATAGATCGCGATGGCCCGCCGGATGTGCCGGAGCTGATTCCTGCGCGGCTCATGGTTGTCCTCGAGCAGCTTGCGCATGGCCTCGAACGCATTGCCCGGCCGTGCGATCACGGACAGCAGCATCGCGTGCGTCACCCGGAAGCGGGAGTTCAGCGGCTCCGGATCGGAAGCGATCAGCTTCTCGAAGGTGTTCTCCCCCCAGTTGACGAAGCCCTCCGGCGCCTTCTTGCGTACCACCTTCCGGCGCTTCTTGGGGTCATCGCCCGCCTTGGCCAGCGCCTTCTCGTTCTCCACGACATGCTCGGGGCCTGTGCGACGACAAAGCCCGCGGTGTCGAAGCCGGCCCGGCCGGCGCGGCCCGCGATCTGGTGGAACTCCCGCGCCCGCAGCGTCCGCACCCGCGTCCCGTCGTACTTGGTCAGCGCGGTGAACAAAACCGTACGAATGGGGACGTTGACGCCCACGCCGAGGGTGTCCGTGCCGCAGATGACCTTCAGCAGACCCGCCTGGGCCAGCTTCTCGACGAGCCTGCGGTACTTCGGCAGCATGCCCGCGTGGTGCACGCCGATGCCATGACGGACATACCGCGACAGGTTCCGGCCGAACTTGGTGGTGAACCGGAAATTCCCGATGAGCTCGGCGATCTGGTCCTTCTCGGCCCGCGTGCACATATTGATGCTCATCAGTGCCTGCGCCCGTTCGACGGCGGCGGCCTGGGTGAAGTGCACGATGTATACGGGCGACTGGCGGGTTTCCAGCAGCTCGGTGAGGGTTTCCGTCATGGCCGTCGTGCGGTATTCGTACGACAGCGGTACCGGCCGCGTCGCCGAGCGCACCACCGACGTGGGCTTCCCGGTGCGCCGGGTCAGATCCTCCTCGAAGCGCGACATGTCGCCGAGCGTCGCCGACATCAGGATGAACTGCGCCTGCGGAAGTTCCAGCAGCGGAATCTGCCAGGCCCAGCCACGGTCCGGCTCGGCATAGAAATGGAACTCGTCCATCACGACCTGGCCGATGTCGGCGTCCTTCCCGTCCCGCAGCGCTATCGAGGCAAGGACCTCGGCAGTGCAGCAGATCACCGGGGCATCGGCATTGACCGAGGCGTCGCCGGTGAGCATGCCGACGTTCTCGGTGCCGAACAGCTTGCACAGGTCGAAGAACTTCTCCGAGACCAGCGCCTTGATCGGGGCGGTGTAGAAGGTGACCTGATCATTGGCGAGCGCGGTGAAGTGCGCGCCGGCCGCCACCAGGCTCTTACCGGAGCCGGTCGGGGTGGACAGGATGACGTTCGCCCCGGAGACCACCTCGATCAGCGCCTCCTCCTGGGCAGGGTAGAGCGAAATGCCCTGCTGCTCGGCCCAGCCCGAAAAGGCTTCGAAGAGGGCATCGGGGTCGGCGTCGTTCGGGAGATGATCGATGAGGGTCACGCCCCCATACTGCCTGTCTTCGGCCCGGATCAGGGAACCGGCGACCCGGAGGGAGGCCGGTTCAAGATCGACGAGCCCCGTAGTCACCCGCCATGAAGGCCCCCGGGCCCCGCTGCCCCGGCCCCGGCATCGGCTCGGGATGCCGCTCCGGCGGCCCCGGCCTGCGGAACTATGCCCTGTCGTGGCGCGGCCCGGCGGGCTCGGGCTCGATGTCGTCACCCTGCGTACAGAGTCGCGGGCGCGCGGTTGTCGTCGGCCCTCACCCTCTGCGCCGGCGCCCGGCGGTGCGTGGCGCAGATCACGCGGCGTACGCCGAAGCGGGCGCCCCGGTTCGTTCCGCCGGTCGCCGGTCGCCGGTGGTGGGGCACTGGCCACCCGTCGTCGGCCGCCGGCCACCTGCCACCGGTCGTCGATCACCGGCCACCCGCCACCGGTCGCCGGTCACCGTGGGGGAGGGGGCCCGTAAGGCGGTCTCCGCAGGTGGGGTCCAGGCGAGAGGGTCATCCCAACGACCCTGCCCGTCAGGGCAGTTGCTTCCGTCTACCGGGCGCCCCCCGAGGGCGTCGTCCGGGACCAAAGACGGGACCAAAGACAGGAAGGTGCGCGGGGCGAGCAGTTGACCCGTGGGCCGGTGCCGTGTGCCGGTGCCGCGGGCCGGCGCCTTTCCGGCGGCCGGTCCTGCGGACGTGGTGCCCGTGCGGCCGTGTACCGGTGCGGGACGCGGGCTCACCCCCTCCTCGTAGGGAGATCATCTGACGCTACGCTGAGTCGCCGACCGGGCGTCAGAGGCGTGACTCAGCAGTACGAGCAGTACGAGAGGCACACCGTCCGCACGGGAGACGAGCGCAAGCGAACCAAGAGAACAAGGGGTGGGAACAACCATGATGGGACCGGCGCACTCACTGTCCGGGGCCGCGGCCTGGCTGGGGGTGGGCGCGGCGGCCGCTGCCGCCGGACATCCCATGCCCTGGCCGGTGCTCGTCTGCGGAGCTCTGATCTGTGCCGGTGCGGCTCTCGCCCCGGACCTCGACCACAAGTCCGCGACCATCTCGCGGGCCTTCGGGCCGCTCTCGCGGTGGCTGTGCGAACTGGTCGACGCGATCTCGCACGCGGTCTACAAGGCGACCAAGATGCGCGGTGACTCGAACCGCAACGGAGGCCACCGCACGCTCACCCACACCTGGGTGTGGGCCGTGCTGGTCGGCGCCGGGATGTCGCTGCTGGCGATGCAGGGCGGTCGCTGGGCCGTCCTCGGCATCCTCTTCGTCCATATGGTGCTCGCCATCGAGGGGCTGTTGTGGCGGGCGGCACGGGTGTCCAGCGATGTGCTGGTGTGGCTGCTGGGTGCCGCCTCGGCCTGGATCCTGGTCGGCATTCTCGATCAGCCGGGCAACGGCGCGAGCTGGCTGTTCAGTGAACCGGGGCAGCAGTACCTCTGGCTGGGGCTCCCGGTCGTTCTCGGAGCGCTCGTCCATGACATCGGCGATGCCCTGACCGTCTCGGGCTGCCCCGTCCTGTGGCCCATCCCGATCGGCCGCAAGCGCTGGTACCCGGTCGGCCCGCCCAAGGGCATGCGCTTCAAGGCCGGCAGCTGGGTGGAGCTGAGGATATTGATGCCGGTGTTCATGCTGCTGGGCGGCGTCGGCGGTCTGAGCGCGCTCGGTTACCTCTGACGTGCGCGGCCCGTCACCGGAGGCTGATGCGGAGGCATCGATCGGGCCGCGCCCCGTATCAGCCGTGCCATGACCGCCAGAGCGCCGCGTACGCGCCACCCGCCGCGACCAGTTCGTCGTGGCTGCCCAGTTCGCTGATCCGGCCCTCCTCGACGACCGCGATCACATCGGCGTCATGGGCGGTGTGCAGCCGGTGCGCGATCGCCACGACCGTACGGCCGTCCAGCACCCTGCTCAGTGAGCGTTCCAGGTGGCGGGCCGCCCGCGGGTCGAGCAGGGAGGTCGCCTCGTCCAGCACCAGGGTGTGCGGATCGGCGAGCACCAGCCGGGCCAGCGCGATCTGCTGGGCCTGGGCGGGCGTCAGCGTATGGCCGCCCGAGCCCACCGCGGTGTCCAGCCCCTTGTCCAGGGCCCGCGCCCAGTCATCGGCGTCCACCGCGCCGAGCGCCGCCCACAGTTCGGCATCGGCCGCACCGTCGCGCGCCAGCAGGAGGTTGTCGCGGAGCGAGCCCACGAAGACATGGTGTTCCTGGTTGACCAGCGCCACCTGCTCGCGGATCCGCTCGGCCGGCAGCGCGGACAGCTCGGCCCCGCCCAGCGTGACGCTGCCCACCCGGGGGCCGTAGATGCCCGCCAGGAGCCGGCCCAGCGTCGACTTGCCGGCACCGGAGGGTCCGACCAGCGCCAGCCGGGTCCCCGGGCGGACCCGCAGCGACACCTCCCGGAGTACATCGACGCCCGCCCGGTAGCCGAAGCTGACCCCGTCGGCGTGGACGTCCCGGCCGTCCGGGAACCGCCCCGCAGCGGGGGCCTCCGGCTCGATCTCCCGGACGCCGACGAGCCGGGCGATGGACACCTGGGCCACCTGCAGCTCGTCGTACCAGCGCAGGACCATGCCGACCGGCTCGATCATCATCTGCGCCAGCAGCGCCCCGGTCGTCAGCTGCCCCGGAGTGATCCATCCCTGGATGACGAAGGCTCCGCCGAGCAGCAACACCGAGACCAGGAGCAGCACATGCGTCAGATCGACGACGGGGAAGAGCACGGTGCGCAGGTAGAGCGTGTAGCGCTCCCATTGAGTCCAGGTACGGACCCGGTCTTCCGACAGGGCGATCCGGCGGGCGCCCAGCCGGTGGGCCTCGATCGTGCGCCCCGCGTCCACGGACTCGGTGAGCACCGCGGACACCGCCGCGTAACCGGCCGCCTCGGAGCGGTAGGCGCTCGGTGCCCGTTTGAAGTACCAGCGGCAGCCGACGACCAGCAGTGGCAGCGCGATGAGGACGGACAGCGCGAGCGGCGGTGCGGTCACCGTCAGCCCGCCGAGCAGCAGCACCACCCACACCACCCCGATGGACAGCTGCGGTACGGCCTCGCGCATCGCGCTGGAGAGCCGGTCGATGTCGGTGGTGATCCGCGACAGCAGGTCACCGGTGCCGGCCCGCTCCAGGACGCCCGGCGGCAGCGCCACGGACCGTACGAGGAAGTCCTCGCGCAGATCCGCCAGCATCCGCTCACCGAGCATCGCCCCGCGCAGCCGGACCATGCGGACGAACACCGTCTGGACGGCCAGCGCCACGGCGAACAGCCCGATGGTGCGCTCCAGCGGGAGGTCACGGGCCCCCGTGGACAGCTTCTCGACGACTGTGCCGAGCAGATACGGCCCGGCCATGGAGGCGATCACCGCGGCCGCGTTCACGGCGACCAGCACGAGGAACGCTCTGCGGTGACGGCGGATCAGGCCGCCGACATAGCTGCGCACCGTTGCCGGCGAGCCGACGGGAAGGGTGGTGAGGGTCTGTGGGGCGTCCGGGTCGTGCTCCGGCGGCGCCAGGCCGATCATGCGGTCTCCTCGATCCGGTCGGTCGGTAGCGCCGGCTCGGGGTCCGGCTCGCGGGTGACGATCGCGCGGTAGGCGGGGTGGCTGTGCAGCAGTTCGCGGTGGGTCGCCTCGGCGACGGCCTTCCCCTCCTGGAGGAACACCACCTGTTCGGCCCGGTCCAGCAGGAGCGTGCTGGAGGTGAGCACGACGGTCGTACGCCCCTTCCTGATCTCCCGCAGGCCCTCGGCGATCCGGGCCTCGGTGTGCGCATCGACGGCGCTGGTCGGCTCGTCGAGCACAAGCACCTCCGGGTCGGCGACCAGCGACCTGGCGAGGGCGAGGCGCTGGCGCTGCCCGCCGGACAGCGAGCGGCCGCGCTCGGTGATGTGGGCCCGCATCGGGTCTCCCGAGTTGTCGGCGGACGCTTGCGCCAGCGCGGTCAGTACGTCGCCGCACTGCGCCGCGGTCAGCGCCTCCCGCGCGCCCACCCGGCCGGACGACGGTACGTCGAGCAGTTCGCCGAGCGTGCCCGAGAGCAGCATCGGGTCCTTGTCCTGGACGAGTACGGCACCACGCGCCGTCTCGCGTGCCAGGTCGTCCAGCGGGGTGCCGCCGAGCACGACCGAGACCGGCACGACGCCGTCACCGCCGCCTTCGTCCAGCCGCGGCGGGTGTCCGCCGAGGCGTTCGGCGAGCCGGCCCGCGCTGTCGGGGTCGCCGCAGACCACCGCGGTCAGCCGGCCGGCCGGGGCGGTCAGGCCGCTGACCGGGTCGTGCAGAGTGCCGGTGGGTGCCGCCTCCCGGCCCGTGTCGCGCCCGCCGGCCGGGCGGCTCTGTGCCAGTACGCGGGCCGTGCGCTTCGTGGACGGCTTGGCGAAGGTATAGGCCTGGGCGATCTCTTCGAAGTGTCTGAGGGGGAGGAGCAGGAAGGTGACCGCGCTGTAGACCGTGACGAGATCGCCGACGGCGAGGGTGCCGTCGAGGGCGAGCCGGGTGCCGTACCAGACCACCGCGATGAGCAGCAGGCCCGGCAGCAGTACTTGGACGGCCGAGATCAGCGACCACATCCGGGCGCTGCGGACGGCGGCCTTGCGCACTTCCTGGGAGGCGCTGCGGTAGCGGCCGAGGAAAAGTTCCTCGCCGCCGATGCCGCGCAGGACGCGCAGTCCGGCGACGGTGTCGGAGGCCAGCTCGGTGGCCTGGCCGGCCTTCTCGCGCTGTGCTTCGGCACGCCGGGTGGCGTGCGGCAGCAACGGCAGCACGGCCAGCGCCATGACGGGCACGCCGACGGCCACCAGAACGCCGAGCTCCGGCCGGTAGAGGGCCAGGGCAACGGAGACGCCGGCGGCGGTGACCGCGGCGGCACCGAACCGGGAGAGCGCTTCGACGAACCAGCCGATCTTCTCCAGGTCGCCGGTGCTCACGGCGACGATCTCGCCCGCCGCCACCCGCCGCGTCATGGCCGAGCCCAGTTCCGTGGTCTTGCGGGCGAGCAGTTGCTGCATCCGGGCGACGGCGGTGATCCAGTTGGTGACGGCCGCGCGGTGCAGCATCACGCCACCGATCGCGATCAGGGCGCCCAAGGCGATGATCAGGGAGCCGGCCAGGAGAAGGCGGCCGCCGTCGCGGTCCACCACGGCCTGCACGGCCAGGCCCACCGGCACCGGCGAGGCGGCGATGGCGCCGAAGTTCACCAGCCCCCAGACGAGGGCCTTGAGCTGCCCGCCGAGCTGTTGTGCGCACAGCCAGCGGAGGAAGGCGCCGCCCGTACGGACGTCCGGGACGCCCGGGTCGGGATGCGGAAGGTCGCGAATGTGCATGATGCCCCAGGCGAAGTCGTGGTGGATGGGCGGCAACGGGCCGTTGCGGCAGGCGAAATGCCCCTCTCGCCCGTCTCGTCTCCGGCGGAGGTCCTGGAAGACTGGCCTGCGGGGTGGGGGATTTCAAACGGTTTTTCCGCTGTGGTCACGCGATCCGGACAATCCTGCGGTGGCGGCCCGTAGGCGGCGGTCGGGTGCCGACCGGCCGTCAGAGCGGCGGTGCGACCATGGGCGTCATGCGAACAGCGGACGGTGCGATGCGGACGGCGACGGTGGTCGCGGCGGGACTGGTCCTTCTGGCGGGCTGCGGCGGCGGTGCGAGCGGCGGCAAGGACGGGGACGGCAAGGGTGACGGTGCGGGCAAGGGGGAGCGCCCCGGCGGCCCCGCTCGCGGCGCGTTGGCCACCACCCACCTCAAGAACATCCCCGAGGTCGGCACTGCCCTGCGCTCGCGGATCCCGGCCGGCTCCCGGCAGGTCGTGGCGGTCTACGGCAAGGGCG
This portion of the Streptomyces sp. 2114.4 genome encodes:
- a CDS encoding ABC transporter ATP-binding protein; translation: MIGLAPPEHDPDAPQTLTTLPVGSPATVRSYVGGLIRRHRRAFLVLVAVNAAAVIASMAGPYLLGTVVEKLSTGARDLPLERTIGLFAVALAVQTVFVRMVRLRGAMLGERMLADLREDFLVRSVALPPGVLERAGTGDLLSRITTDIDRLSSAMREAVPQLSIGVVWVVLLLGGLTVTAPPLALSVLIALPLLVVGCRWYFKRAPSAYRSEAAGYAAVSAVLTESVDAGRTIEAHRLGARRIALSEDRVRTWTQWERYTLYLRTVLFPVVDLTHVLLLVSVLLLGGAFVIQGWITPGQLTTGALLAQMMIEPVGMVLRWYDELQVAQVSIARLVGVREIEPEAPAAGRFPDGRDVHADGVSFGYRAGVDVLREVSLRVRPGTRLALVGPSGAGKSTLGRLLAGIYGPRVGSVTLGGAELSALPAERIREQVALVNQEHHVFVGSLRDNLLLARDGAADAELWAALGAVDADDWARALDKGLDTAVGSGGHTLTPAQAQQIALARLVLADPHTLVLDEATSLLDPRAARHLERSLSRVLDGRTVVAIAHRLHTAHDADVIAVVEEGRISELGSHDELVAAGGAYAALWRSWHG
- a CDS encoding acyl-CoA thioesterase II, translating into MTNPAEKLVDLLDLEQIEVNIFRGRSPQESLQRVFGGQVAGQALVAAGRTTEGDRPVHSLHAYFLRPGRPGVPIVYQVERVRDGRSFTTRRVVAVQQGRTIFNLTASFHKPEPGFDHQLPLRRVVPDPEELPTVAEEVRERLRSLPESLERMARRMPFEIRYADRLRWTPEEIEGAEPRSAVWMRAVGPLGDDPLVHTCALTYASDMTLLDAVRIPVEPLWGPRGFDMASLDHAMWFHRPFRADEWFLYDQESPIATGGRGLARGRIYDREGRLLVSVVQEGLFRKLGD
- a CDS encoding DUF6397 family protein gives rise to the protein MTVMCDGQQTLTTGRAARELELRTGELELATQLGEVRTVAAGADGRPTGAGSLGRRRVPAEEIARLRAEPGFPDALRERIRAVSTTEAAALMGIGPGRAVRLTRAGCLGPVRFYVNRFGAVVWLYLAAEVADFADREPDLLRGNTPAAMRVMLDSGQDWRARQWRSRRIAQLMGQTDDPWEAAAVIAAVLPAEELASVAENPLERSLLRRLRPTLASVITVTSAARESFERVLTADEFDEVLWYRVHLSRCLERARKEDPGRPRTPAAVPSAAARPGQSPSFLNSPSWTTETSSLPSRS
- a CDS encoding metal-dependent hydrolase is translated as MMGPAHSLSGAAAWLGVGAAAAAAGHPMPWPVLVCGALICAGAALAPDLDHKSATISRAFGPLSRWLCELVDAISHAVYKATKMRGDSNRNGGHRTLTHTWVWAVLVGAGMSLLAMQGGRWAVLGILFVHMVLAIEGLLWRAARVSSDVLVWLLGAASAWILVGILDQPGNGASWLFSEPGQQYLWLGLPVVLGALVHDIGDALTVSGCPVLWPIPIGRKRWYPVGPPKGMRFKAGSWVELRILMPVFMLLGGVGGLSALGYL
- a CDS encoding ABC transporter ATP-binding protein, yielding MHIRDLPHPDPGVPDVRTGGAFLRWLCAQQLGGQLKALVWGLVNFGAIAASPVPVGLAVQAVVDRDGGRLLLAGSLIIALGALIAIGGVMLHRAAVTNWITAVARMQQLLARKTTELGSAMTRRVAAGEIVAVSTGDLEKIGWFVEALSRFGAAAVTAAGVSVALALYRPELGVLVAVGVPVMALAVLPLLPHATRRAEAQREKAGQATELASDTVAGLRVLRGIGGEELFLGRYRSASQEVRKAAVRSARMWSLISAVQVLLPGLLLIAVVWYGTRLALDGTLAVGDLVTVYSAVTFLLLPLRHFEEIAQAYTFAKPSTKRTARVLAQSRPAGGRDTGREAAPTGTLHDPVSGLTAPAGRLTAVVCGDPDSAGRLAERLGGHPPRLDEGGGDGVVPVSVVLGGTPLDDLARETARGAVLVQDKDPMLLSGTLGELLDVPSSGRVGAREALTAAQCGDVLTALAQASADNSGDPMRAHITERGRSLSGGQRQRLALARSLVADPEVLVLDEPTSAVDAHTEARIAEGLREIRKGRTTVVLTSSTLLLDRAEQVVFLQEGKAVAEATHRELLHSHPAYRAIVTREPDPEPALPTDRIEETA